One Mycobacteroides salmoniphilum DNA segment encodes these proteins:
- a CDS encoding glutathione peroxidase: MTDLASIPLTALDGSELSLADFGDNAVLVVNVASKCGLTPQYAALEKLATDYADRGLTVLGVPCNQFMGQEPGTAEEIQTFCSTTYGVTFPLLEKIDVNGETRHPLYAELTKTVDSEGAAGDVQWNFEKFLIARDGSGSLRPVNRFRPTTVPDAPEVIAAIEKELG, encoded by the coding sequence ATGACCGATCTCGCCTCCATCCCGTTGACCGCACTCGACGGCTCCGAGCTGTCACTCGCCGATTTCGGTGACAACGCCGTGCTGGTCGTCAACGTCGCCTCCAAATGTGGTCTGACCCCGCAGTATGCGGCGCTGGAGAAGTTGGCCACCGACTACGCCGACCGCGGCCTGACGGTGCTCGGGGTGCCCTGCAACCAGTTCATGGGCCAGGAGCCCGGGACGGCGGAGGAGATCCAGACGTTCTGTTCCACCACGTATGGGGTGACCTTCCCGCTGTTGGAGAAGATCGATGTCAACGGTGAGACCCGGCATCCGCTGTACGCCGAGCTCACCAAGACCGTGGATTCCGAAGGCGCCGCTGGGGACGTTCAGTGGAACTTCGAGAAGTTCTTGATCGCGCGGGATGGCTCGGGATCTCTGCGGCCGGTCAACCGGTTTCGGCCGACGACGGTGCCGGATGCTCCCGAGGTGATCGCGGCCATCGAGAAGGAGCTGGGGTAG
- a CDS encoding SDR family oxidoreductase: protein MSDEVVVVTGAGGMGKVIARRQGIGKTLLIADYNEEALQAVVEELKADGHNVIGHRVDVSSRESVVGLAAAATKLGRVTQLAHTAGLSPAQAPTQAILAVDLVGVALVVEEFGKIVSSGGAGVVIASMAGHMPMELSAAQEQELATTAAEDLLALPYVQSIDYPAVAYQLSKRANHIHVRASARQWGARGARINSISPGVVSTRMGHQELASETGAITKAMIEGSASRRIGASDDIAAATAFLLGPDSSYITGTDLLVDGGVIAAVRSGQLFSCSADH, encoded by the coding sequence ATGTCTGACGAGGTTGTCGTCGTCACCGGCGCCGGTGGGATGGGTAAGGTCATCGCCCGCCGTCAGGGCATAGGCAAGACCCTGCTGATTGCCGACTACAACGAGGAGGCGCTGCAGGCCGTCGTCGAAGAACTGAAGGCCGACGGGCACAACGTCATTGGCCACCGCGTCGACGTCTCCTCGCGCGAGTCGGTCGTTGGGCTCGCTGCGGCCGCTACGAAGCTGGGGCGAGTTACCCAATTGGCGCACACCGCAGGACTTTCCCCGGCGCAGGCACCGACGCAGGCCATCCTGGCCGTCGATTTGGTCGGGGTGGCCCTGGTCGTGGAGGAGTTCGGCAAGATCGTTTCCTCCGGTGGTGCCGGCGTGGTGATCGCCAGCATGGCCGGTCACATGCCCATGGAACTCTCCGCCGCACAGGAGCAGGAGCTCGCGACCACCGCCGCCGAGGATCTACTCGCGTTACCGTACGTCCAGAGCATTGATTACCCCGCGGTGGCATACCAGCTATCCAAGCGCGCCAACCATATTCACGTTCGTGCGTCGGCCCGGCAGTGGGGTGCGCGGGGGGCTCGCATCAACTCGATCAGCCCCGGGGTGGTGTCCACCAGGATGGGGCATCAGGAACTCGCCTCGGAGACCGGTGCCATCACGAAGGCCATGATCGAGGGTTCGGCGAGCCGACGGATCGGGGCGTCCGACGATATCGCCGCGGCAACGGCATTTCTGCTCGGGCCCGACTCGTCGTACATCACCGGGACCGATCTGTTGGTCGACGGGGGAGTCATCGCCGCGGTGCGTTCCGGTCAGCTGTTCAGCTGTTCAGCTGATCACTGA
- a CDS encoding MBL fold metallo-hydrolase translates to MQLTHFGHSCLLADFGGTTLLFDPGNFSHGFEGITGLSAILITHQHPDHVDLARLPALIDANPGAALYADPMTAAQLGDPWQAVHAGDRFTVAELSVRGVGGQHAVIHPEIPLIDNTSYLIGDGDHPARLMHPGDALFAPGEQVDVLALPAAAPWMKVSEAIEYLRTVNPARAVPIHQGILQEAAYPFFYTRFREMSDADFQVLPHEDAVLF, encoded by the coding sequence ATGCAGCTGACCCACTTCGGGCATTCGTGCCTGCTGGCCGATTTTGGCGGCACCACTCTGCTGTTCGATCCCGGCAACTTCTCGCACGGATTTGAGGGCATCACCGGCCTGTCGGCCATCCTGATCACCCATCAGCATCCAGACCACGTGGATCTGGCGCGGCTGCCCGCACTGATCGACGCCAACCCGGGGGCAGCGCTCTACGCCGATCCGATGACAGCGGCGCAGCTGGGCGACCCGTGGCAGGCGGTGCACGCCGGCGACCGCTTCACCGTCGCAGAACTGAGTGTGCGCGGAGTGGGTGGCCAGCATGCGGTCATCCATCCGGAAATCCCGCTCATCGACAACACCTCGTATCTGATCGGCGACGGAGATCATCCCGCGCGGCTCATGCATCCCGGCGATGCGCTCTTCGCACCCGGCGAGCAGGTCGATGTGCTGGCACTACCGGCGGCGGCGCCGTGGATGAAGGTGTCCGAGGCGATCGAGTACCTGCGTACGGTGAATCCGGCCCGGGCGGTGCCCATTCACCAGGGCATCCTGCAGGAGGCCGCATACCCGTTCTTCTACACGCGGTTTCGTGAGATGTCCGATGCCGACTTCCAGGTGCTACCCCACGAGGACGCGGTGTTGTTCTAA
- the purQ gene encoding phosphoribosylformylglycinamidine synthase subunit PurQ, with amino-acid sequence MTPRIGVITFPGTLDDVDAARAARLSGAEAVSLWHDDADLKSVDAVIVPGGFSYGDYLRAGAIARFAPVMRSVVDAAAQGLPILGICNGFQVLCEAGLLPGALTRNAGLHFVCRDVWLGVDANNTAWSSRYEQGADILVPLKSGEGRYVASDDVLDELEGEGRVVFRYRENPNGSMRDIAGISSANGRVVGLMPHPEHATEALTGPSDDGLGIFYSALDAVLTA; translated from the coding sequence ATGACCCCACGCATCGGTGTCATCACTTTTCCCGGCACCCTCGATGATGTGGACGCCGCTCGGGCGGCCCGGCTTTCCGGAGCCGAGGCGGTCTCGCTGTGGCACGACGATGCCGATCTGAAGTCCGTGGACGCGGTGATCGTGCCCGGCGGTTTCTCCTACGGTGACTACCTGCGCGCCGGGGCCATCGCGCGCTTTGCGCCCGTGATGCGCTCCGTGGTCGACGCGGCCGCACAAGGTCTGCCAATCCTGGGCATTTGCAATGGTTTCCAGGTGCTGTGCGAGGCCGGGCTGCTGCCCGGAGCCTTGACCCGCAACGCCGGTCTGCACTTTGTATGCCGCGATGTCTGGCTGGGTGTTGACGCTAACAACACCGCGTGGTCCTCCCGGTATGAGCAGGGGGCCGACATCCTGGTGCCACTCAAGTCCGGCGAAGGCCGCTACGTGGCCTCCGACGATGTGCTTGACGAGCTGGAGGGCGAGGGCCGGGTGGTCTTCCGCTACCGCGAGAACCCCAACGGGTCGATGCGCGATATCGCCGGGATTTCCTCGGCCAACGGCCGCGTGGTCGGGCTCATGCCGCACCCGGAGCACGCGACCGAGGCGCTGACTGGACCCAGCGATGATGGGCTCGGCATTTTCTACTCGGCGCTCGACGCCGTGCTTACCGCGTGA
- a CDS encoding DUF2334 domain-containing protein: MAGQLLVSVSGICDRTLDEIAVFTEEMDKRSIPLSFLVSPRLKGKYRLVEDQPTVDWLAARRSRGDAIVLHGYDQAATKKRRDEFAALPAHEANLRLMAADRVMEQTGLRTRLFAAPGWMASAGAIEMLPRNGFRLNIGLSEISDLVHGTSVRARVLGIGEGFLSEPWWCRMLVLSAARAARRDGVVRVAISAKHLRKPGPRQAMIDAIDLSLLHGSAPSVYEWLPKQVLHSVA; the protein is encoded by the coding sequence ATGGCAGGACAGCTGCTGGTATCAGTATCGGGAATCTGCGACCGCACTCTCGACGAGATCGCTGTATTCACTGAGGAAATGGATAAGCGGTCGATTCCGCTGTCGTTCCTCGTATCTCCCCGCCTGAAGGGCAAGTACCGCCTGGTGGAGGACCAGCCGACGGTTGACTGGTTGGCCGCGCGCCGGTCGCGGGGTGACGCCATCGTGCTGCATGGGTACGACCAGGCGGCGACCAAGAAGCGCCGCGACGAGTTCGCCGCGTTGCCCGCTCACGAGGCCAACCTGCGTCTGATGGCCGCTGACCGTGTGATGGAGCAGACCGGGTTACGCACGCGCCTCTTTGCGGCACCCGGTTGGATGGCCTCCGCAGGAGCAATAGAGATGTTGCCGCGCAACGGTTTCCGTCTGAACATCGGGCTTTCTGAGATTTCTGACCTGGTCCATGGCACGTCGGTGCGCGCTCGGGTGCTGGGTATCGGTGAGGGATTCCTTTCCGAGCCATGGTGGTGCCGGATGTTGGTGTTGTCGGCGGCGCGCGCGGCCCGCCGCGACGGAGTGGTGCGGGTTGCCATCTCGGCCAAGCATCTGCGCAAGCCCGGTCCGCGACAGGCCATGATCGACGCCATTGATCTGTCACTGCTGCATGGTTCGGCGCCGAGTGTCTACGAGTGGTTGCCCAAGCAGGTACTACACAGCGTGGCCTGA
- the purS gene encoding phosphoribosylformylglycinamidine synthase subunit PurS, whose protein sequence is MARVVVNVMPKPVILDPQGQAIVGALARLGYAGVADVRQGKRFELEFEGEIGDSDLESIAEALLANTVIEDWEIVRESE, encoded by the coding sequence GTGGCCCGAGTCGTCGTAAACGTCATGCCGAAACCCGTGATCCTGGACCCGCAGGGACAAGCCATTGTGGGCGCGCTTGCGCGCCTTGGCTATGCCGGTGTGGCAGACGTGCGCCAGGGCAAGCGCTTTGAGTTGGAGTTCGAGGGAGAGATCGGCGATTCCGATCTCGAGTCGATCGCCGAGGCGCTGCTCGCCAACACCGTCATCGAGGACTGGGAAATCGTGCGGGAGTCCGAATGA
- a CDS encoding sugar porter family MFS transporter: MSEENEFSSGRSALRIASVAALGGLLFGYDSAVINGAVQAIQDEFAIRDAELGFAVASALLGAALGAMTAGRVADRIGRVAVMKIAAALFLLSAIGAGLSPNIELLVVFRVIGGVGVGVASLIAPAYIAETSPSNIRGRLGSLQQLAIVTGIFLSLTIDWLLAHLAGGSRSDLWLGLPAWRWMFLAMALPALIYGVLAFTIPESPRYLIATHRIPEARTVLTRLLGEKNLDITITRIQETLDRSTAPSWRDLRKPTGGLYAIVWVGVALAVFQQLVGINVIFYYSNVLWQAVGFGETSSFTITVITSITNIATTLVAIALIDRVGRKPLLLIGSAGMAVTLSTMAIVFSMATIVDDKPHLGPLAGPVALVAANLFVVAFGMSWGPVVWVLLGEIFPNRIRAAAMGVATAGNWAANWLVTVTFPALRDTLGIAYGFYAICAALSFVFVARWVKETKGRTLEDMDSVIS, encoded by the coding sequence ATGAGCGAGGAGAACGAATTCTCCTCAGGGCGCAGTGCGCTGCGGATCGCGTCCGTAGCGGCGCTGGGAGGATTGCTCTTCGGATACGACAGTGCGGTCATCAACGGTGCCGTACAGGCCATCCAGGACGAGTTCGCCATCCGGGACGCGGAGCTGGGATTCGCGGTCGCCTCCGCGCTCCTCGGGGCCGCTCTCGGCGCCATGACGGCTGGGCGCGTCGCCGACAGGATCGGGCGGGTGGCGGTCATGAAGATCGCCGCCGCCCTCTTTCTGCTGAGCGCGATCGGAGCCGGACTGTCACCGAACATCGAGTTGCTCGTCGTCTTTCGCGTAATCGGCGGGGTGGGGGTGGGTGTGGCTTCGCTGATAGCACCGGCCTATATCGCGGAAACGTCTCCGTCGAACATCCGCGGCCGTCTGGGTTCTCTGCAGCAATTGGCAATCGTCACCGGAATCTTCTTGTCGCTCACCATCGATTGGCTGTTGGCACATCTGGCCGGTGGCTCGCGCAGTGACCTGTGGCTGGGCCTACCGGCGTGGCGCTGGATGTTTCTCGCGATGGCGCTACCAGCGCTCATCTATGGCGTCCTGGCGTTCACCATCCCCGAGTCGCCCCGTTATCTCATTGCCACCCACCGAATTCCCGAGGCACGCACGGTGTTGACGAGGCTGCTCGGGGAGAAGAACCTGGACATCACGATCACCCGGATCCAAGAAACGCTCGATCGGAGCACCGCGCCCTCGTGGCGCGATCTGCGCAAGCCCACCGGTGGTTTGTACGCCATCGTCTGGGTGGGTGTGGCGCTGGCGGTGTTCCAGCAGTTGGTCGGCATCAATGTGATCTTCTACTACTCGAATGTGCTGTGGCAGGCCGTCGGGTTCGGCGAAACCTCGTCGTTCACCATCACGGTCATCACCTCGATCACCAACATCGCCACCACGCTGGTAGCCATCGCGTTGATCGACCGGGTCGGCCGCAAACCCCTGTTGCTCATTGGTTCGGCCGGAATGGCCGTGACGCTCAGCACCATGGCGATCGTCTTCAGCATGGCCACCATCGTGGACGACAAACCACACCTGGGCCCCCTAGCAGGGCCCGTTGCCCTGGTCGCCGCCAACCTGTTTGTCGTGGCATTCGGAATGTCCTGGGGCCCGGTGGTTTGGGTGCTACTCGGGGAGATCTTCCCCAACAGGATCCGGGCCGCCGCTATGGGAGTCGCGACGGCGGGGAACTGGGCCGCCAACTGGCTGGTCACCGTCACCTTCCCCGCGCTGCGTGACACGTTGGGAATCGCGTACGGGTTCTACGCGATCTGCGCCGCGCTGTCCTTCGTGTTCGTGGCGCGCTGGGTGAAGGAGACCAAGGGCCGAACGCTGGAGGACATGGATTCAGTGATCAGCTGA
- a CDS encoding S9 family peptidase: MSGPVRPPTANRIDTLREYHGDTFVDPYEWLREKESPAVITHLEAENAYVDDQLGHLEALRNSIFGEIKSRTKETDLSIPTRMGQWWYYARSFEGKQYGTHCRCPIGESAGADSWAPPALDHDVPGEQILLDGNVEAEGHDFFSLGAATVSPDGHTLAYSVDVVGHEMYTLRFKDLRTGEMYPDEIADIGAGATWAMDSRTLYYPVIDEAFRPYAIRRYTLGSGAEPVDVFSEPDERFWIGVGRTRSDRFVAISVHSSVTSEILIGDARDPATTFSPIWLRRTGVEYTVDHIVVDGEDRLLILHNDGAVNFALADLPFAAVADGPVDPTLARTLIAHRDDVRLDGVEAFAERFVVGYRREALPRIQVWPISADGYGAPQEVEFDSELMLSGLGDNPEWNSPLLRVGCTSFITPTRVYDLDVHTGERTLLKEQPVLGGYRREDYVERREWAIAEDGTRIPLSVVHRTDTSEPAPTLLYGYGAYEMCEDPQFSIGRLSLLDRGVVFVIAHVRGGGEMGRLWYEDGKMLYKKHSFTDFVAAARHLVGAGIALPDRLAAWGGSAGGLLVGAAMNLAPDLFAGVLAQVPFVDPVTTICDPTLPLTVTEWDEWGNPLENKDVYDYIKSYSPYENIRPTEYPTILAMTSLHDSRVLYVEPAKWVAELRHTTTGDRPILMRTEMTAGHGGISGRYERWKETAFQLAWILDVLGAEGEKSDV; the protein is encoded by the coding sequence GTGAGCGGGCCCGTACGCCCGCCCACAGCGAACCGCATCGACACTCTCCGCGAGTACCACGGGGATACCTTCGTCGACCCCTACGAATGGTTGCGTGAGAAGGAAAGCCCTGCGGTCATCACGCATCTGGAGGCTGAGAACGCATACGTCGATGACCAGCTCGGACACTTGGAAGCTCTGCGCAACAGCATCTTCGGTGAGATCAAGTCCCGCACCAAGGAGACTGACCTCTCGATTCCCACCCGAATGGGACAGTGGTGGTACTACGCCCGTAGCTTCGAGGGTAAGCAGTACGGCACGCATTGTCGTTGTCCGATAGGCGAATCCGCCGGGGCTGACAGCTGGGCGCCCCCGGCACTGGATCACGATGTTCCGGGGGAACAGATCCTGCTCGACGGGAACGTCGAGGCGGAGGGCCACGACTTCTTCTCCCTCGGTGCTGCGACCGTCAGCCCGGATGGACACACTCTGGCCTACTCGGTGGACGTTGTCGGCCATGAGATGTACACCCTGCGATTCAAAGATCTGCGGACCGGCGAGATGTACCCGGACGAAATCGCCGACATCGGCGCGGGTGCTACCTGGGCGATGGACAGCCGCACCCTGTACTACCCCGTGATCGATGAGGCATTCCGGCCCTACGCCATTCGCCGGTATACGCTGGGCAGCGGCGCGGAACCTGTCGACGTGTTCTCCGAGCCGGACGAGCGTTTCTGGATCGGCGTAGGTCGCACCCGCAGCGACCGCTTCGTCGCCATCAGCGTGCACTCGTCGGTAACCTCCGAGATCCTGATCGGTGACGCCCGCGATCCCGCGACGACCTTCTCGCCAATCTGGCTGCGCCGCACCGGTGTCGAATACACCGTCGATCACATTGTGGTCGACGGTGAGGATCGACTCTTGATCCTGCACAACGACGGCGCGGTGAACTTCGCTCTCGCGGACCTGCCGTTCGCCGCCGTTGCCGACGGCCCGGTTGACCCGACACTGGCGCGCACCCTGATTGCCCACCGCGACGACGTGCGCCTGGACGGTGTGGAGGCCTTCGCTGAGCGCTTCGTGGTCGGCTATCGACGAGAGGCGTTGCCGCGCATCCAGGTATGGCCGATCAGCGCCGACGGATACGGTGCACCGCAGGAGGTCGAGTTTGACTCGGAGCTCATGTTGTCCGGGTTGGGCGACAACCCCGAATGGAACTCGCCGCTGCTGCGTGTCGGTTGTACATCCTTCATCACACCGACTCGGGTCTACGACCTCGACGTTCACACCGGGGAACGCACCCTACTCAAGGAACAACCCGTCCTTGGCGGTTACCGCCGTGAGGACTATGTGGAGCGGCGCGAATGGGCGATCGCCGAGGACGGCACCCGGATACCGCTGTCGGTGGTCCACCGCACGGACACTTCTGAACCGGCGCCGACCCTCCTGTACGGGTATGGCGCATATGAGATGTGCGAAGACCCGCAATTCAGCATCGGACGACTCTCGCTACTGGACCGGGGAGTGGTGTTTGTCATCGCCCATGTGCGCGGTGGCGGCGAGATGGGCCGCCTCTGGTACGAGGACGGCAAGATGCTGTACAAGAAGCACAGCTTCACCGACTTTGTCGCGGCGGCACGGCATCTCGTCGGCGCCGGAATTGCGTTACCGGACCGGCTTGCGGCCTGGGGAGGGAGCGCGGGCGGCCTGTTGGTAGGTGCCGCGATGAACTTGGCGCCCGACTTGTTCGCCGGGGTGTTGGCGCAGGTGCCCTTTGTGGACCCCGTCACCACCATCTGTGATCCGACGCTGCCGCTCACCGTCACGGAGTGGGATGAGTGGGGAAATCCCCTGGAGAACAAGGACGTCTACGACTACATCAAGTCGTACTCGCCCTACGAGAACATCCGTCCCACCGAGTACCCGACCATTCTCGCGATGACCTCTCTGCACGACTCGCGGGTGCTGTACGTGGAACCCGCCAAATGGGTTGCCGAGCTGCGACATACGACTACCGGCGATCGCCCCATCCTGATGCGCACCGAGATGACGGCCGGGCACGGCGGTATCAGCGGGCGCTATGAGCGCTGGAAGGAAACCGCCTTCCAGCTGGCCTGGATACTCGATGTTCTTGGGGCCGAGGGAGAGAAGTCGGATGTCTGA
- a CDS encoding FAD-binding dehydrogenase, whose protein sequence is MSDASTDVIVVGAGLAGLVATCELVDRGKNVVVVEQENAANLGGQAYWSFGGLLFVNSPEQRRLGIKDSHELALQDWLGTAGFDRPEDHWPRQWAHAYVDFAAGEKRSWLRARGLQIFPVVAWAERGGKDALGPGNSVPRFHITWGTGPGLVEIFARRVLAAVDRGQVRIAYRHQVDELIVEQGAAVGVRGTVLEPSTAARGVTSSRTALGEFEFRAQAVIVTSGGIGGNHDLVRANWPERMGRVPAQLLTGVPAHVDGRMLGISVDAGAHLINRDRMWHYTEGITNYNPVWPGHGIRILPGPSSLWLDANGSRIPAPLFPGFDTLGTLEHICRSGHDYSWFILNARIIAKEFALSGQEQNPDLTGKDVRGVLRRGKAGAPAPVQAFIDKGVDFVSASNLPDLVAKMNALPDVTPLDYATIAQQVTARDREVANPFGKDPQIAAIRAARAYLADRFTRVVAPHRLTDPKAGPLIAVKLHVLTRKTLGGLETDLDSRVLRADGSCFEGLYAAGEVAGFGGGGVHGYRALEGTFLGGCIFSGQAAGRGAAEDIG, encoded by the coding sequence GTGAGTGACGCGAGTACCGATGTCATCGTCGTGGGCGCAGGTCTTGCAGGGTTGGTGGCTACCTGTGAATTGGTGGACCGCGGCAAGAATGTCGTCGTCGTCGAGCAGGAGAATGCCGCCAATCTGGGCGGCCAGGCCTATTGGTCCTTCGGTGGCCTGCTCTTTGTCAACAGTCCCGAACAGCGTCGCCTGGGGATCAAGGACTCTCACGAGCTGGCCCTGCAGGACTGGCTCGGTACCGCCGGTTTCGACCGCCCGGAAGATCATTGGCCCCGTCAATGGGCGCACGCGTACGTCGACTTCGCGGCGGGTGAGAAGCGAAGCTGGTTGCGCGCCAGGGGGTTGCAGATATTCCCCGTGGTGGCATGGGCCGAGCGTGGCGGCAAGGATGCGCTCGGGCCCGGTAACTCGGTACCGCGATTTCACATCACCTGGGGCACTGGCCCCGGCTTGGTGGAGATTTTTGCCCGGCGTGTGCTCGCCGCTGTAGACCGCGGCCAGGTGCGCATCGCCTACCGGCACCAGGTCGACGAACTGATCGTCGAACAGGGCGCCGCGGTCGGTGTTCGTGGCACCGTGCTGGAGCCCTCGACTGCGGCGCGAGGTGTCACATCTTCACGAACAGCTTTGGGAGAGTTCGAATTCCGTGCGCAGGCCGTCATCGTGACCAGCGGTGGTATCGGAGGTAATCACGATTTGGTTCGGGCGAACTGGCCCGAACGCATGGGACGCGTTCCTGCGCAGCTGTTGACCGGGGTGCCTGCTCACGTCGACGGCCGCATGCTCGGGATCTCGGTGGACGCGGGCGCCCACCTGATCAACCGCGACCGCATGTGGCATTACACCGAGGGCATCACCAACTACAACCCGGTCTGGCCGGGCCACGGGATCCGCATCCTTCCGGGGCCATCGTCACTCTGGCTGGACGCCAATGGATCTCGAATACCAGCGCCACTGTTCCCGGGATTCGACACCCTGGGCACATTGGAACACATCTGCCGCAGCGGGCATGATTACTCGTGGTTCATCCTGAATGCGCGGATCATCGCCAAGGAGTTCGCACTGTCGGGGCAGGAGCAGAACCCCGATCTCACGGGTAAGGATGTGCGCGGGGTACTGCGGCGCGGCAAGGCGGGCGCGCCGGCGCCGGTGCAGGCGTTCATCGACAAGGGCGTCGACTTTGTCAGTGCGTCGAACCTGCCCGATCTGGTCGCCAAGATGAATGCGTTGCCGGACGTCACACCGCTGGACTATGCGACCATCGCCCAGCAGGTGACGGCACGCGATCGTGAGGTGGCTAACCCGTTCGGCAAGGATCCGCAGATCGCCGCCATCCGTGCCGCACGTGCTTACCTCGCGGATCGATTCACCCGGGTGGTGGCCCCGCACCGGCTCACCGATCCGAAGGCGGGTCCGCTGATCGCGGTGAAGTTGCATGTCTTGACGCGAAAGACATTGGGCGGTTTGGAGACCGACCTCGACTCGCGGGTTCTGCGCGCCGATGGGAGTTGTTTCGAAGGCCTCTACGCGGCCGGTGAGGTTGCCGGGTTCGGCGGCGGTGGTGTGCACGGATACCGCGCATTGGAGGGCACGTTCCTGGGTGGCTGCATCTTCAGCGGCCAGGCCGCGGGCCGGGGCGCTGCCGAGGACATCGGCTAG
- a CDS encoding family 1 encapsulin nanocompartment shell protein, whose product MNNLYRELAPITDEAWAEIETESSRTFKRHIAGRRVVDVSEPGGPSSAAVSTGHLLDVAAPADGVQAHLRESKPLVRLRVPFTISRSAIDDVERGSQDSDWDPVKEAAKKLAFAEDRAIFEGYPAASIVGIRESSSNPELKLPDDVRQYPDVVAQALSELRLAGVDGPYSVLLSAEEYTKVSEASDRGYPIREHLRRLVTGEILWAPAIDGALVLSCRGGDFDLQLGTDVTIGYLSHDAESVQLYLQETLTFLSYTAEASVALLP is encoded by the coding sequence ATGAACAACCTGTATCGCGAACTCGCACCCATCACGGACGAGGCGTGGGCGGAGATCGAAACCGAGTCCAGCCGTACCTTTAAACGCCATATCGCCGGACGCCGGGTGGTTGACGTCAGCGAGCCGGGCGGTCCCTCGAGCGCGGCCGTGAGCACCGGACACCTACTCGACGTGGCGGCACCCGCCGACGGCGTGCAAGCGCACCTGCGGGAAAGCAAACCGCTTGTGCGGCTGCGAGTCCCCTTCACCATCAGTCGGTCCGCCATCGACGATGTGGAGCGCGGCTCTCAGGACTCCGACTGGGACCCAGTCAAGGAGGCTGCCAAAAAGCTGGCGTTCGCCGAGGATCGGGCGATCTTCGAGGGCTATCCCGCCGCCTCGATCGTCGGTATCCGCGAATCCAGCTCCAATCCCGAACTCAAGTTGCCCGACGATGTCCGCCAGTACCCCGACGTCGTCGCGCAGGCACTCTCGGAACTGCGGCTGGCGGGTGTTGACGGCCCGTACTCGGTGCTGTTGTCGGCTGAGGAGTACACCAAGGTCAGCGAGGCCTCCGATCGCGGGTATCCGATCCGTGAGCACCTTCGCCGGTTGGTCACCGGGGAGATCCTCTGGGCTCCGGCGATCGACGGCGCACTCGTGCTGAGCTGCCGCGGCGGGGACTTCGATCTGCAGCTGGGCACCGATGTCACCATCGGGTACCTGTCCCATGACGCCGAGAGCGTGCAGCTCTACCTGCAGGAGACCCTGACGTTCCTGAGCTACACCGCCGAGGCGTCGGTCGCGCTACTGCCCTAG
- a CDS encoding phosphoribosylaminoimidazolesuccinocarboxamide synthase: MRPPLSDYQHVASGKVRELYRVDDEHLLFVATDRISAFDFILDTPIPDKGRILTAMSVFFFGLLTVPNHLAGPPDDPRIPEEVLGRALLVRRLDMLPVECVARGYLTGSGLLDYQRTGAVCGHVLPQGLGEASRLDPPLFTPATKADIGEHDMNVDFAAVVDLVGGVRANQLRDETIKIYTRAAAHALHKGIILADTKFEFGVDVEGTLVLADEVFTPDSSRYWDAANYQAGAVQDSFDKQFVRNWLTGPESGWDRASDTPPPPLPEAVAVATRERYIEAYERISGLSFADWIGKSA; this comes from the coding sequence ATGCGTCCTCCGCTGTCCGATTACCAGCATGTGGCCAGCGGAAAGGTCCGTGAGCTGTACCGAGTCGACGACGAGCACCTGCTGTTCGTCGCCACCGACCGTATTTCCGCATTCGATTTCATCCTGGATACGCCGATACCCGATAAGGGGCGCATCCTCACGGCGATGAGCGTGTTCTTCTTCGGGCTGCTGACCGTGCCGAATCATCTGGCCGGGCCGCCCGATGATCCGCGCATTCCCGAGGAGGTGCTGGGCCGGGCACTGCTGGTGCGACGGCTCGACATGCTTCCCGTGGAGTGTGTGGCGCGCGGGTACCTGACCGGATCGGGGCTGCTGGATTATCAGCGCACCGGCGCGGTATGCGGCCATGTGTTGCCACAGGGTCTTGGTGAAGCCAGTCGGCTTGATCCGCCGTTGTTCACCCCGGCGACGAAGGCCGACATCGGCGAGCACGATATGAATGTCGACTTCGCCGCGGTGGTGGACCTTGTCGGCGGTGTGCGCGCCAACCAACTGCGCGATGAGACCATCAAGATCTACACCCGGGCCGCGGCGCACGCCCTGCACAAGGGAATCATTCTCGCCGACACCAAGTTCGAATTCGGAGTTGATGTCGAGGGCACCCTGGTGCTCGCCGACGAGGTGTTCACTCCCGACTCATCCCGGTACTGGGATGCCGCTAACTATCAGGCCGGCGCGGTGCAGGACAGCTTCGACAAGCAATTCGTGCGCAACTGGCTCACCGGGCCCGAATCGGGATGGGATCGCGCGTCGGACACACCGCCGCCGCCCCTGCCGGAAGCGGTAGCCGTGGCCACACGCGAGCGGTACATCGAGGCTTATGAACGTATTTCGGGGCTGAGCTTCGCTGATTGGATCGGCAAGTCGGCGTGA